Proteins encoded together in one Diabrotica undecimpunctata isolate CICGRU chromosome 3, icDiaUnde3, whole genome shotgun sequence window:
- the LOC140435602 gene encoding facilitated trehalose transporter Tret1-like, producing the protein MIVTYSNIKPILPYQSVMLFTFSAATSITWSSSSIPKLMNNETSSFGRPITVEESAWITSSLTLGSTIGTSICCYLASSIGRKPTLLSIGFISMFSNLLIAFCNLIEIFYLARFLSGIAVTGSLFIVSIYLSEVVHKTKRTLQLSLLSISVCSGMLFSNIVGLFVTITTLNVIVAVISFFFLVLFKLFGEESKCFIKANEKLSGKKVVVEKEIELKHVEELFINIPSVNKREEKVNLFTVYKSKVLRKAFIIVNTLLILQQLTGIDVVLYYGVQLTENFSSTIKPEISVIILGVFHLLSSFILPVIGPKFNNKTLLLVSAIGMFTSQLLLTYLSYLQTLYSFSVYLNVLSLIILICYIISYNSGFGPLPFLFIGEMFPKNVKLLSTGITGTIFWGIAFVITKNFYGIICLIGFHGYLLFCSFCCFLGIIFSKYYLIETKNKTLEEIQLELDK; encoded by the exons ATGATCGTCACTTATAGTAATATTAAGCCAATCTTGCCCTACCAAAGTG taatgTTGTTTACATTTTCGGCTGCAACAAGTATAACCTGGTCATCATCATCGATTCCAAAATTAATGAACAACGAAACTAGTTCTTTTGGTAGACCAATTACTGTTGAAGAAAGCGCTTGGATAACATCAAGTCTTACTCTAGGGTCAACTATCGGAACTTCCATTTGTTGTTACCTCGCTAGCAGTATAGGAAGAAAACCTACCTTACTGTCTATAGGCTTTATTTCAATGTTTAGTAATTTACTAATAGCTTTTTGTAATttaatagaaattttttatttagctAGATTTTTATCCGGAATCGCTGTTACAGGATCTCTTTTTATAGTCTCTATATACTTATCAGAAGTAGTTCATAAAACCAAAAGAACTTTACAATTATCTTTACTTAGTATATCTGTTTGTTCAGGCATGCTTTTTTCTAACATAGTAGGATTATTTGTAACAATTACTACTTTAAATGTAATTGTAGCTGtgatttcatttttctttttagtaTTATTTAAACTTTTTGGTGAAGAATCGAAATGTTTTATTAAAGCAAATGAAAAGCTCTCTGGTAAAAAGGTAGTTGTTGAAAAAGAAATTGAGCTTAAACATGTGGAAGAACTATTTATTAATATACCCTCTGTTAATAAACGAGAAGAAAAAGTTAATCTTTTTACCGTTTACAAATCTAAAGTTTTGAGAAAAGCTTTTATTATAGTAAATACTTTGTTAATCCTTCAACAATTAACGGGCATTGATGTTGTACTCTATTACGGAGTGCAACTTACAGAAAACTTCAGTTCCACTATAAAGCCTGAGATATCAGTTATTATACTTGGTGTATTTCATCTTCTCAGTTCGTTTATACTGCCCGTGATTGGtccaaaatttaataataaaacattgtTACTAGTATCtgcaatagggatgttcacttcTCAACTACTTTTAACTTATCTCAGCTATTTGCAAACTCTGTACTCATTTTCAGTATATCTAAATGTTCTTTctctaataattttaatttgttatatTATTAGTTATAATTCAGGATTTGGACCTTTGCCTTTTCTTTTTATAGGAGAAATGTTTCCTAAAAACGTTAAACTATTATCTACGGGGATAACTGGAACTATCTTTTGGGGCATTGCTTTCGTaataacaaaaaacttttatGGTATAATATGTTTAATAGGTTTTCATGgatatttattgttttgttcATTCTGTTGCTTTTTGGGTATAATATTTTCCAAGTATTACCTTATcgaaaccaaaaataaaacttTGGAAGAAATACAATTGGAGTTAGATAAGTAA